CGCTGATCCTGATGTCGGTGATCCTGGTGCCGCTGGTCGTGCTGGCCTCCTGGAACGAGGCGGAACGGTTCGGCGGGGTGATGGCCGGCGGCGATGCCGGGCCGGGCGAGGGCGCCGCCGAGGCGATGCCGAGCCGGTCCGTGAAGGGCTACTTCGCGCTGATCCTGGCCCTCGAGGCGATGATGATCGGGGTCTTCGCGGCCACCGACGTCTTCCTGTTCTACGTGTTCTTCGAGGCCATGCTGATCCCGGTGTACTTCCTCATCGGGTACTACGGCGGGCCCCAGCGCTCGTACGCGGCCGTCAAGTTCCTGCTGTACTCGCTGTTCGGCGGGCTGTTGATGCTCGTCGCGGTGATCGCCCTGTACGTGGAGGGGCCGGGCAGCTTCCTGCTGGAGGACCTCACCGGGCTGCAGCTCGACGAGGCCACCGCCAAGTGGCTGTTCCTCGGCTTCTTCGTCGCGTTCGCCATCAAGGCGCCGATGGTGCCGCTGCACACCTGGCTGCCGGACGCGGCCGGGCAGGCCCCGGCGGGTGCGCTGGTGCTGATCGTCGGGGTGCTCGACAAGGTCGGCACCTACGGCATGATGCGGTTCTGTCTGGAGCTGTTCCCGGGCGCGGCGACCTGGGCGGCGCCGGTGGTGCTCACGTTCGCGGTGATCAGCATCATCTACGGCGCGGTCCTGGCGATCGGCCAGGTCGACCTGAAGCGGCTGGTGGCGTACACCTCGATCTCCCACTTCGGGTTCATCGTGCTGGGCATCTTCGCGATGACCTCGCAGGGGCAGTCGGGCGCCGCGCTCTACATGGTCAACCACGGCTTCTCCACCGGGGCGCTGTTCCTGATCGTCGGCTTCCTGATCGTGCGTCGGCGGTCGGCCCGGGTGGACGCCTTCGGCGGGGTGCAGAAGGTCGCCCCGCTGCTGGCCGGCGCGTTCCTGCTGGCGGGCCTGTCCGGGCTGTCGCTGCCGGGGCTGGCGCCGTTCGTGTCGGAGTTCCTGGTGCTGGTCGGCACGTTCAGCCGGTACGAGGTCGCGGCGGTCATCGCCTCGCTCGGCATCGTGCTGGCGGCCGTCTACATCCTGTGGATGTACCAGCGGACCATGAACGGCCCGACCGCCGAGGCCGTGCAGGGCATGAAGGACCTGTCCCGGCGGGAACTCGCGGCGATCGCCCCGATCCTGGCCATCATCGTCGCGCTGGGCTTCTTCCCCAAGCCGGTGCTCGACGTGATCGATCCGTCGGTCGAACACACGCTCAGTCGGGTCGAGAAGACCGATCCGGCACCCACCGTCGCCGAGAAGGGGGCCCATCCGTGAGCCCAGTGCACCTCGTCGCGGCTCCGGGCGACATCCCGGCACCGCACATCGAGTACGGCCAGCTCGCCCCGATGCTGATCGTCTTCGGAGCGGCCATCGTCGGCGTGCTCGTGGAGGCGTTCGCGGGGCGGGAGTGGCGCTACCGGCTCCAGGTCCCGCTGGCGTTCGCGGCGCTGCTCGGCGCGTTCGTGTGGACGATCGTGCTCGCCTGGCGGGACGAGCCGTTCCACGTGGCGGCGATGGGCGCGATCGGGGTGGACGGGCCGACGCTGTTCCTGCAGGGCACCATCCTGGTGCTGGCGCTGGCGAGCCTGCTGCTGATCTCCGAGCGCAACACGGCGCACTTCGCCGCGCAGGCGTCCGCGCTGCCGGGCACCGAGGCGGAGCAACAGAGCATGTCGGCGGGGATCACCCAGACCGAGGTGTTCCCGCTGATGATGTTCGCGGTCGGCGGGATGCTGATGTTCCCGG
The DNA window shown above is from Thermomonospora umbrina and carries:
- a CDS encoding NADH-quinone oxidoreductase subunit M, which translates into the protein MDDFPWLSVLIAVPAVGALLVSLLPRAQERLVKTVALGVTVLVALLTFVMAAGFDTGGRRFQFDETYDWIPAFGVHWAVGVDGVALTLILMSVILVPLVVLASWNEAERFGGVMAGGDAGPGEGAAEAMPSRSVKGYFALILALEAMMIGVFAATDVFLFYVFFEAMLIPVYFLIGYYGGPQRSYAAVKFLLYSLFGGLLMLVAVIALYVEGPGSFLLEDLTGLQLDEATAKWLFLGFFVAFAIKAPMVPLHTWLPDAAGQAPAGALVLIVGVLDKVGTYGMMRFCLELFPGAATWAAPVVLTFAVISIIYGAVLAIGQVDLKRLVAYTSISHFGFIVLGIFAMTSQGQSGAALYMVNHGFSTGALFLIVGFLIVRRRSARVDAFGGVQKVAPLLAGAFLLAGLSGLSLPGLAPFVSEFLVLVGTFSRYEVAAVIASLGIVLAAVYILWMYQRTMNGPTAEAVQGMKDLSRRELAAIAPILAIIVALGFFPKPVLDVIDPSVEHTLSRVEKTDPAPTVAEKGAHP